A region from the Macrobrachium nipponense isolate FS-2020 chromosome 47, ASM1510439v2, whole genome shotgun sequence genome encodes:
- the LOC135204617 gene encoding uncharacterized protein LOC135204617 gives MKNTNAADYFRSLSPLKADGGPSGANSRESRAHNGRSGRCHCCPYGYHIDLDFVRYCDMLTQGSKNDSPTLRQLKKLKRARRRQTKSMEVLLGLTSGKENEIPELLSQERLEIIEESRKKELVSRHSISSKVQRTHSWREKTPPPLPLRQCNTLRRTLHPEVTSATHSTSVANSSSDLNASEALQEAVLDFEEMLENSQDARRHKSRSETLPVDLSSYSNTSHQSLYAQHYPLSPKLGSSLARSHSTSKAETCSWQLLVRGILDESPLMQRRQRTNSVSSLCSISSASGLQNATTVGVTPNGGQPTIIGYLPPNNVGIIQQQTVPNRLSEALAALNAAQGYPPTHPDLDAMSIASGMSGVSTSTLQSIRDQMASSLTRLKELEEEVKNIPMLQIKLNVLKEEKRLLIQQFKNFQKGDDPALLLPPSIDGDVSDMSEDELEGRLHHLRNTGMVTPRMRRRRSESPLRVNLEEFHSYRRARRGSISEGSEADSVIEEFPLFIKEANDHILDRRTIKDLSSERRSSLDKSGKISGHSLPSTPSVVRKQVRDAATNCRVLTRDIGVTHIGLRTRSVGITTDRVEADRKREIKAKPCMLCYERNKKTFDSKSVGTPFGSQKEKTRRLSMSSVSLECFDPDDSNFDLKDTLEKDSNSKNAFLQKLGRKSAIISRLSEPQLAPPVLTFDNSTNTETIRKRDQRTFTALSMNDLFTKADLNEHLSKARKDWESRQGELFTKADLNNELAKAKREWELKQSELFTRAELEEHVASVKREFETRQSELFTKTELEERLTRVQQEFEAKQKEMYTKAELNEHLANAARDWEAKEAELFTNEDLKTYLAQAKVEWESSRKDLFTRDDLDCHLTKARREWESSQSKLYTEDDLERHLTEAKLAWEARQVQLLALERSGRPLTVNCAIQVSLDKPAIDKSSIKPLRQSVGVMAQPSYVSVGVSQDKINDNFCDRCANIKTRSVAIGDGSISSMVCDRCFNIKVRSVGSGDFRLTDMWCEKCSALQTRTVGCSSDRINDRICDRCDNIRTRSVASGSSLPADVLVKESQSKLKSNAYVQTKGVETRTTSVNTLPISLKKDELGSETSATPSPALTPEVERRSYGSSGVRICDKCHETIQSVAKDFVNTSGTGSSTNLPPIPPQISKIPRLVDLAKVEPRLDIPVVKNISSLESSLTESQLSSMNNSFVDTKASMQTSTSFRQSEVDVKQAKSDVLPSSSYEVAGKKHIQKTSSGTKLSESIKSSSESSKIQESKEVKSNVVTRTGSFSERTSTAKTAQPTGITLTSGGSSKTSSGFPSMSNSPQLHAVQFELSYFELCFAVIGHFMKYSVLTIMGCCNSKDTVEKKLEEIFHDEEKEERENNALIMNGHNIAGDFRGRLNTQGKQLPNSKAWSIIGNPLDDSGFIDFSEFDGSGLYAVQSLHGDAVKFSKDVCQNGETDFVSLDGLFTFDNPLSDSEEGDFLDDDIVFDRSVKRVPYTRQQTYTKFSEGVVNLGFDENTDAQSARKHESLSEETKVESLQSKGTDTSKYKSPVKKAKEKEETKDTTPRKPSHPEPVIQGRTKTPSSCSSSSESDETCDDTSLLEASFSSQPDVASSFQSASSLFTTTSERSRKKSVPSREMKAAMKVVNDSIGKPVRSGQQLTNALNIIQREWFKVSSQKDANPHAVEDYMDVFEDYSKALLQRVVNLSDVNGNTAMHYAVSHGNFDVVSILLDSKVCNINQQNKAGYTATMLVSLAQIRSETHASVVQRLFQMGDVNIKASQHGQTALMLAVSHGRLDMVRMLVAAGADINIHDEDGSTALMCAAEHGHLAIVKFLVGHPDTDPTLMDNDGSTALTIAVEAGHKDVGVLLYKHMNLSRGSSPYSSMRVKRSRTPTMNRPAVTPPPRSSAPSSPGRSRKSSAPPSPGRSRQSSASLSNLII, from the exons ATGAAAAACACAAATGCAGCTGACTACTTTCGAAGCCTCTCCCCGCTCAAAg cGGACGGAGGGCCTTCGGGGGCCAACTCTCGCGAGTCGCGGGCGCATAACGGCAGGTCTGGGAGGTGCCACTGCTGTCCGTACGGCTATCACATCGACTTGGATTTTGTGAGATACTGTGATATGTTGACGCAG GGATCGAAAAACGATAGCCCCACCCTGCGCCAATTGAAGAAACTGAAGCGGGCGCGGCGGAGACAGACCAAATCCATGGAGGTGCTTCTGGGCCTAACTTCTGGCAAAGAAAACGAGATACCTGAACTGCTGAGCCAAGAGAGACTGGAAATT ATCGAAGAATCACGCAAGAAAGAATTGGTGAGTCGCCACAGCATTTCGTCCAAAGTTCAGAGGACCCATTCGTGGCGGGAGAAGactcctccccctctcccgctGAGACAGTGCAATACCCTAAGAAGAACACTACATCCAGAAGTCACCAGTGCGACACATTCCACCTCAGTTGCGAATTCCAGCTCAGATCTCAATGCCAGCGAAGCTCTTCAG GAAGCCGTTCTAGACTTTGAGGAGATGCTCGAGAACTCCCAGGATGCCCGCCGTCACAAGAGTCGCTCGGAAACACTGCCCGTGGACCTGTCCTCGTATAGTAATACGTCCCACCAAAGCCTTTATGCCCAACACTACCCCTTAAGCCCAAAGCTGGGGTCAAGTCTTGCAAGATCACATTCCACTTCCAAGGCAGA AACCTGCTCGTGGCAACTTTTGGTGAGAGGAA TACTAGACGAATCGCCTCTGATGCAGCGACGCCAACGCACAAACTCTGTCTCGTCCCTGTGCTCCATCTCGTCTGCGAGTGGATTACAGAATGCAACTACCGTTGGGGTGACCCCCAACGGGGGCCAGCCTACAATTATAGGATACTTGCCTCCCAATAACGTCGGAATAATACAACAG CAGACAGTGCCCAATCGTCTGTCAGAGGCTTTAGCTGCTCTCAACGCCGCTCAGGGGTACCCACCAACACATCCAGACCTCGATGCCATGAGCATCGCTTCTGGCATGTCGGGAGTCAGCACCTCCACACTGCAG TCCATCCGAGATCAAATGGCATCCAGCCTCACACGCTTGAAGGAACTTGAGGAGGAGGTGAAGAACATCCCTATGCTACAG ATTAAGCTAAACGTCCTCAAGGAAGAGAAACGCCTGCTGATTCAGCAGTTTAAAAACTTCCAAAAAGGCGATGATCCCGCCTTATTATTGCCGCCGAGTATAGACGGAGATGTGTCGGACATGTCAGAGGATGAACTAGAAGGTCGACTCCACCACTTGAGGAACACTGGCATGGTCACTCCACGGATGCGGCGAAGACGAAGTGAATCAC ctCTAAGAGTCAACTTAGAAGAGTTTCATTCATATCGTCGAGCAAGGAGAGGATCAATTTCCGAAGGCTCGGAGGCAGATTCAGTCATTGAGGAGTTTCCTCTTTTCATCAAAGAGGCAAATGATCACATACTGGACAGAAGGACAATAAAAGATCTGTCTTCAGAAAGAAGGTCAAGTTTAGACAAATCTGGTAAAATCTCCGGTCACAGTTTGCCGAGCACTCCCTCCGTCGTCCGAAAACAAGTCAGAGATGCGGCCACCAACTGCAGGGTGCTGACGAGAGATATTGGAGTGACTCACATTGGGTTGAGAACTCGTTCCGTCGGAATCACGACCGACAGGGTAGAAgcggatagaaagagagagataaaggcgAAACCTTGTATGCTTTGCTACGAGAGGAACAAGAAGACATTCGACAGTAAGAGCGTGGGAACACCGTTTGGCTCCCAGAAGGAAAAGACGAGAAGATTAAGTATGAGTAGCGTTTCCCTAGAATGTTTCGATCCTGACGACAGTAATTTCGACTTAAAGGACACACTGGAGAAGGACAGCAATTCCAAAAATGcctttttgcaaaaacttggaagAAAGTCCGCCATAATAAGTCGCCTGTCAGAGCCACAACTAGCTCCACCTGTGCTAACATTTGACAACTCCACCAATACAGAGACGATAAGAAAAAGGGATCAGAGAACATTTACGGCCCTAAGCATGAATGATCTTTTCACGAAAGCAGATTTGAACGAGCACCTTTCAAAAGCAAGAAAAGACTGGGAGTCTAGGCAAGGGGAGCTATTTACCAAAGCAGACTTGAACAATGAATTAGCAAAAGCCAAGAGAGAATGGGAACTGAAGCAGAGTGAGCTCTTCACCAGAGCAGAATTGGAGGAACATGTGGCAAGTGTTAAAAGAGAGTTTGAGACTAGGCAAAGTGAACTTTTCACCAAAACAGAATTAGAGGAACGTTTGACACGAGTTCAGCAAGAATTTGAGGCCAAGCAAAAGGAAATGTATACAAAGGCTGAATTGAATGAGCATTTAGCAAATGCTGCAAGAGACTGGGAGGCCAAAGAGGCAGAACTCTTTACTAATGAGGACCTAAAGACCTATTTAGCACAAGCTAAAGTAGAATGGGAGTCCAGTCGAAAGGACCTCTTCACGAGAGATGATCTAGACTGCCATTTAACTAAGGCCAGAAGAGAGTGGGAATCCAGTCAGAGCAAGTTGTATACAGAGGATGACCTAGAAAGACATTTAACAGAAGCTAAACTTGCTTGGGAAGCTAGGCAGGTGCAGTTGTTGGCCCTGGAGAGATCAGGTAGACCTCTAACCGTTAACTGTGCAATTCAGGTATCGCTGGATAAACCTGCCATTGATAAGTCCAGCATAAAACCATTACGTCAAAGTGTGGGGGTCATGGCTCAGCCCAGTTATGTGAGCGTAGGTGTTAGCCAGGACAAAATCAATGATAATTTCTGTGACAGATGTGCCAATATTAAAACGCGGTCTGTCGCCATAGGCGATGGATCTATTTCTTCCATGGTTTGTGATAGATGTTTCAATATTAAAGTGAGATCTGTTGGTAGTGGGGATTTCAGATTGACTGATATGTGGTGCGAAAAGTGTTCAGCTTTGCAGACTCGAACGGTTGGCTGTAGCAGTGATAGAATAAATGATCGTATCTGTGATCGTTGTGACAATATTCGAACGCGCAGTGTAGCCTCTGGGTCTTCCTTGCCAGCGGATGTTCTAGTTAAGGAGAGTCAGTCTAAACTTAAGAGTAATGCTTATGTACAAACTAAGGGAGTAGAAACACGTACTACAAGCGTGAACACCTTGCCGATAAGTCTAAAAAAAGACGAACTTGGCAGTGAAACGAGTGCCACTCCAAGTCCAGCACTCACACCAGAAGTTGAACGGAGGTCTTATGGTAGCTCTGGAGTTCGTATTTGTGACAAATGCCATGAAACCATACAGTCTGTTGCTAAAGATTTTGTCAACACCAGTGGGACAGGGTCTTCTACAAATTTGCCACCAATTCCTCCACAGATCTCTAAAATCCCACGATTGGTTGACCTAGCAAAGGTTGAACCGAGACTTGATATTCCAGTAGTCAAGAATATTTCCAGTCTAGAATCAAGTCTGACAGAATCTCAGCTATCAAGCATGAACAACAGTTTTGTAGACACCAAAGCTTCCATGCAAACCTCCACCAGTTTTAGACAGAGTGAAGTTGACGTCAAACAAGCTAAATCTGATGTGTTACCAAGTAGTTCTTATGAAGTTGCGGGGAAGAAACACATTCAGAAAACCTCTTCCGGGACAAAGCTATCAGAATCCATTAAGTCAAGTTCAGAGAGCAGCAAGATTCAGGAATCTAAAGAAGTGAAAAGTAATGTTGTGACCAGGACAGGCAGCTTCTCAGAGAGGACCAGTACTGCAAAAACAGCTCAGCCAACcgggatcactcttacctctgGGGGTTCATCGAAGACGTCATCTGGCTTTCCGTCCATGAGTAACTCTCCACAG CTCCACGCAGTTCAATTCGAGCTCTCATATTTTGAATTGTGCTTTGCAGTTATCGGTCATTTCATGAAATACAGTGTTTTAACTATCATGGGTTGCTGTAATAGTAAGGATACGGTTGAGAAAAAACTGGAGGAAATATTTCACGATGAGGAAAAAGAGGAGAGGGAAAATAATGCCTTGATTATGAATGGTCATAACATAGCAGGCGACTTCAGAGGCAGATTAAATACCCAGGGAAAGCAGTTGCCAAATTCCAAAGCATGGTCAATAATTGGTAACCCCCTTGACGATTCTGGATTCATCGACTTTAGCGAATTTGACGGCAGTGGGCTCTATGCAGTTCAGAGTTTGCACGGTGATGCTGTTAAGTTTTCCAAGGATGTCTGTCAAAATGGAGAAACTGATTTTGTTAGTCTGGACGGCCTATTTACATTTGACAATCCTCTCAGTGACAGTGAGGAAGGGGACTTTCTCGACGACGATATTGTATTTGATAGGTCG GTGAAGCGTGTGCCTTACACAAGACAGCAGACCTACACAAAATTTTCAGAGGGGGTTGTGAATTTGGGATTTGACGAGAACACGGACGCTCAGAGCGCACGAAAGCATGAGTCTCTCAGTGAGGAAACTAAAGTCGAAAGTTTGCAGAGTAAAGGAACGGACACAAGTAAATACAAAAGTCCAgtaaagaaagcaaaagaaaaagaggaaacgaAAGACACAACTCCAAGGAA ACCATCGCATCCAGAGCCTGTCATCCAGGGCAGAACGAAAACCCCCAGTTCCTGCTCCTCGTCGAGCGAGTCGGACGAGACGTGCGATGACACGTCTCTACTGGAAGCTTCGTTCAGCTCCCAGCCAGACGTAGCCTCGTCGTTTCAGAGCGCCTCGTCCCTCTTCACCACCACCAGCGAACGTAGCAGGAAAAA GAGTGTGCCTTCAAGAGAAATGAAAGCAGCCATGAAGGTTGTCAATGACTCCATCGGCAAACCCGTCCGCTCTGGCCAGCAGCTGACTAATGCTCTTAATATCATCCAGAGAGAATGGTTTAAG GTATCTAGCCAGAAGGATGCCAATCCTCACGCAGTCGAAGACTACATGGACGTGTTTGAGGATTACTCCAAGGCCCTACTGCAGCGTGTAGTAAATCTCTCTGATGTGAAT GGCAACACGGCCATGCACTACGCAGTTTCCCACGGTAACTTTGACGTCGTCTCCATACTGCTGGACTCCAAGGTCTGCAACATCAATCAGCAAAATAAAGCAGGATACACAGCCACTATGTTGGTCTCCTTAGCGCAGATCCGCTCGGAGACACACGCCAGCGTAGTTCAGAGGTTGTTCCAGATGGGGGACGTAAATATCAAAGCTAGTCAG CATGGCCAAACTGCCCTGATGTTAGCCGTATCGCACGGCAGGCTGGACATGGTTCGCATGCTAGTGGCCGCTGGCGCTGACATAAACATCCACGACGAAGACGGTTCGACGGCTCTCATGTGTGCAGCAGAACACGGCCACCTTGCCATCGTTAAATTCCTTGTTGGCCATCCAGACACTGACCCGACATTGATGGATAAT GATGGAAGTACAGCTTTAACAATTGCAGTTGAGGCAGGACACAAAGATGTGGGTGTACTGCTCTACAAACACATGAACTTGTCAAGAGGGTCATCACCTTACTCGTCCATGAG AGTCAAACGATCTCGCACTCCTACGATGAACAGACCGGCAGTTACTCCTCCTCCTCGATCATCTGCGCCATCATCGCCCGGGCGATCCCGCAAATCTTCAGCACCTCCCTCCCCAGGAAGATCTAGACAGAGTTCGGCCTCACTCTCTAATTTAATTATATGA